In the Ilumatobacteraceae bacterium genome, one interval contains:
- a CDS encoding 4-alpha-glucanotransferase: protein MTRRPTDRSSSPELAQRATDLGVVVRYEDVDQVPHDADPDVLARVVEILEADRAESRRHVVDGVHVVDPGGSRGAIRIGVQGRVDDASLIVGGTRTAVAPGSTPGAITLPELPIGCHVLTVESGAHVEECTIVVPPATMPGLDPDRAWSSLFVPAYALWERDDPMPAYEHLRSLAVTLGERGVDTLATLPLYATFLDEPFDPSPYSPISRLHWNESYIDDDVLPAAPVPEFGDVVDWRVVGARRRRQLVEAAAAADPALLRRLSQFVAAHPDVGAYARFMADRDPAGGEIVERSHVLAQLLCDEQIGAIGAAPGSAGLSIDLPIGSHPAGYEAWAHPRLFAPDTAVGAPPDTFFVDGQNWGFPPQLPGQMRDSGYGLWRQMIERAGRHATMLRIDHVMAVHRLWWIPDGSSADRGVYVRYPERELLAVIAASAAVADVAVVGENLGTVPPEVGVALDDWEMLGMYEEQFTTGEAQLADIPARSVTGVRTHDMAAFAEHVATTDLTTYIRNLAASRDEPIDDLLDAVLERLAASDAAMLVVDLDDLLGERRPHNLPGRVVPGIWQRRLDRPTSEVLADETVRSRLRILSRAASVDDTPSGRPPVDPAAS, encoded by the coding sequence ATGACGCGCCGACCGACCGACCGATCCTCCTCGCCCGAGCTCGCGCAGCGCGCCACCGATCTCGGTGTCGTCGTCCGCTACGAGGACGTTGATCAGGTCCCGCACGACGCAGACCCCGACGTTCTGGCCCGAGTGGTGGAGATCCTCGAGGCCGATCGCGCGGAGTCGCGGCGCCACGTCGTCGACGGTGTCCACGTGGTCGATCCCGGTGGCTCGCGAGGCGCGATCAGGATCGGTGTCCAGGGCCGGGTCGATGATGCCTCGCTGATCGTCGGCGGCACACGCACGGCGGTCGCCCCCGGGTCGACGCCCGGAGCGATCACCCTGCCCGAGTTGCCGATCGGGTGTCACGTCCTCACGGTCGAGTCGGGTGCCCACGTCGAGGAGTGCACGATCGTCGTACCCCCGGCGACCATGCCCGGTCTCGACCCGGACCGTGCCTGGAGCAGCCTGTTCGTGCCGGCTTACGCCCTCTGGGAACGCGACGATCCGATGCCGGCGTACGAGCACCTGCGGTCGCTCGCCGTGACGTTGGGCGAGCGCGGCGTCGACACGCTGGCGACGTTGCCGCTCTATGCGACGTTCCTCGACGAGCCGTTCGATCCGAGCCCGTACTCGCCGATCAGTCGGCTGCACTGGAACGAGTCGTACATCGACGACGACGTGCTGCCTGCCGCCCCGGTCCCCGAGTTCGGTGATGTGGTCGACTGGCGTGTTGTCGGCGCTCGTCGCCGGCGCCAACTGGTCGAAGCCGCCGCCGCTGCCGACCCGGCGCTCCTCCGGCGACTGAGCCAGTTCGTCGCCGCCCATCCCGACGTCGGTGCCTACGCCCGGTTCATGGCCGACCGTGACCCTGCCGGTGGCGAGATCGTCGAGCGCTCGCACGTGCTGGCCCAGCTGCTGTGCGATGAACAGATCGGGGCGATCGGGGCCGCCCCCGGCAGCGCCGGACTGTCGATCGATCTGCCGATCGGTTCGCACCCCGCCGGCTACGAAGCATGGGCGCACCCGCGTCTGTTCGCACCCGACACGGCGGTGGGTGCTCCGCCCGACACGTTCTTCGTCGACGGTCAGAACTGGGGTTTCCCGCCCCAGTTGCCCGGCCAGATGCGAGACAGCGGCTACGGGCTCTGGCGTCAGATGATCGAGCGGGCCGGGCGGCACGCGACGATGCTGCGCATCGACCACGTGATGGCCGTCCACCGGCTCTGGTGGATCCCCGACGGCAGCTCTGCCGACCGGGGCGTCTACGTCCGGTATCCCGAGCGAGAGCTGCTCGCCGTCATCGCTGCCAGTGCCGCCGTGGCCGATGTCGCGGTCGTGGGGGAGAACCTCGGCACGGTGCCGCCCGAGGTCGGCGTCGCCCTCGACGACTGGGAAATGCTCGGCATGTACGAGGAGCAGTTCACGACCGGCGAAGCGCAGCTCGCCGACATTCCCGCACGCAGCGTCACCGGCGTGCGAACCCACGACATGGCAGCATTCGCCGAGCACGTGGCCACCACCGACCTGACGACCTACATCCGCAATCTGGCCGCGAGTCGGGACGAACCGATCGACGACCTGTTGGACGCGGTGCTCGAACGCCTCGCGGCGAGCGATGCCGCCATGCTCGTGGTCGACCTGGACGATCTGCTCGGCGAACGGCGCCCGCACAATCTGCCCGGCCGCGTCGTGCCGGGGATCTGGCAGCGTCGTCTCGACCGACCGACGTCCGAAGTGCTCGCCGACGAGACCGTGCGAAGCCGCCTCCGCATCCTGAGCCGTGCTGCGAGCGTGGACGACACACCCTCCGGCCGACCGCCGGTCGACCCGGCGGCGTCATGA